The following nucleotide sequence is from Bradyrhizobium roseum.
CGGGTAAAAATCTTCGCCGGCAAGGCGGCGGCGAGTTATCGCTACGCCAAGCTGATCATCAAGCTGATCAACGACGTCGCCGAAGTCGTCAACAACGACCCCGACGTCGCCGGAAGGCTGAAGGTCGTCTTCCTCGCCGACTACAATGTCAGCCTTGCGGAAGTGATCATTCCGGCCGCCGATCTCTCCGAGCAGATCTCGACCGCGGGCATGGAAGCCTCCGGCACCGGCAACATGAAGCTGGCGCTCAACGGCGCGCTGACCATCGGCACGCTCGACGGCGCCAATATCGAGATCCGTGACCATGTCGGCGCGGAGAACATCGCGATCTTCGGCCTGGAGGCCGGCGACGTCATGATCCGCCGCAAACAGGGACTGGATGCGACCGACATCATCAATCGCTCGCCGCGGCTGGCGCGCGCCATCGTCGCGGTCGAAAGCGGCGCGTTCTCGCCCGACGATCCCGCCCGCTTCGCCTCGATCGGCCACGCGCTGCGCAATCTCGACCACTACATGGTCGCGGCCGACTTCGACTCTTATTACGAGGCGCAGCGCGGCATCGACGCGCGCTGGCAGGTGATGCCGGCATGGACCCGCGCCTCGATTCTCAACGTGGCGCGAATGCCGTGGTTCTCCTCCGACCGCACCATCCGCGAATATGCCGAGGAGATCTGGAACGTGCCGGTGCGCGTGGCCGCGCCGGAGGCCGGTGCCCAGCGCGGGGCGAAGGGGTAATTTTCAGGACGCGGGAAACCATTACCTCCGGCGTTATTGAATTCGGCAGGATAGTCGCGATACTGCCTCCGCGTCATTGCGAGCGCCGCGAAGCAATCCATCGTGCTGCAAGCCGAGAAGTGGATTGCTTTGCGCCGCTCGCAATGATGGCATTTGCGGCAACGACGTCGCCCCATTCGAGACTGAACATACTTATGCTCACCAAAGCCCCTCACCTCTTCGACGACGCAACAAAAGTCACCGCCGGCGATAGCTGCTGGCAGGGCAAGACCAGCCCGGATTACTGGGCCTTTGTCGGCCCGTTCGGCGGCTTCACGGCCGCCACCATGCTGCGGGCGCTGATCGAGCATCCGCAGCGGGCGGGCGATCCGCTGTCGATGACGGTGAACTTCTGCGCGCCGGTGGCGGAAGGGCCTTTCGATCTCGACGTGCGGCTGGTCAAGGCCAACCGCTCGAGCCAGCACTGGTGCGTGGAGATGAAGCAAGGCAATGGCGACGTCGCGACGCTGGCGACCGCCGTGTTCGCCGAGCGCCGGCCGTCCTGGTCGCACCAGCAGACGGCGTTCCCGCAGGCGGTACCGTTCGAACAGGCGCGGCGATTTCCGAACACGAAGATGACCTGGACGCACCAGTATGATTTCCGCTTCGTCGAGGGCGAGCCGAGCTTCTATGGCTCGCCCGCCGCCTCGCCGCTCACAGCGTTCTCGAAGCAGTGGATCGGCGACCACATGCCGCGACAGGTCGACATGCTGTCTTTGATGTCGATGTCGGACGCGTTCTTCGGCCGGGTGTTTCTGGCGCGGCGGGAACTGATCCCGTTCGGCACGGTGTCGATCACGACGTATTTCCATGCGGCGGCGGAGGAACTCGCGGCCGAGGACATCACGCACGTGCTGGCGGTGGCCGACGCGCGGATTTTCCACAGGAGTTACGGCGACCAGCACGGCGAATTGTGGTCACCGTCGGGACGGTTGCTGGCGACGACGACGCAGATTGCTTATTTCAAGGCGTAGCGAAAACATCGCGGAGGCGACGGTCTTGTAGGGTGGGCAAAGCGTAGCGTGCCCACCACCGCGCACACGGCAAGAAATGGTGGGCACGCTTCGCTCTACCCACCCTACGAAATCGAGAGGCCGCGCTCATGCCTGACGCCAACGTACCGCGCATCGCCCTGCTCGGCGTGCCCATCGAGATCGGCGCTTCGCAGCTTGGCACCCTGATGGGGCCGGATGCGCTGCGCACCGCCGGCATCGGCCGCATTCTCGATCAGCTCGGCTTTGCCGTCGAGGACCACGGCAACATGGCCAAACCTGTTGCCAGCGCGGACGAAGGTCCGCCGCCGGCCAACGCCAAATATTACGACACCATCAAGGGCTGGATCCGCGCGCTGAGCGAGCGTTCGTACGCGCTGGCAAGCTCCGGCGCCCTGCCGATCTTCATGGGCGGCGACCATTCGCTGTCGATGGGATCGGTGAACGGCGTGGCGCGCTACTGGCAGGAGCAGGGCCGGCCGCTGTTCGTGCTCTGGGTCGACGCCCATGCCGACTACAACACGCCGCTGACCACCGAGACCGGCAACATGCACGGCATGTCGGCGGCCTTCCTGTGCGGCGAAGGCGGCCTCGATAATCTGCTCGGCGGCGCGCCACGGGCCTCGATCGGCCCCGACCAGCTCGATCTGTTCGGCATCCGCTCGATCGATCCGGAGGAGAAGAGACTGGTGTTCGAGCGCCGCGTCGCGATCGCGGACATGCGCGCGATCGACGAGTTCGGCGTCGGCGTGCTGATCCGCAAGGTGATCGAGCGCGTACGGGCGAAGAACGGCGTGCTGCATGTTGCCTTCGACGTCGATTTCCTCGATCCGAGCGTGGCGCCCGGCGTCGGAACGACCGTGCCGGGCGGCGCAACCTATCGCGAGGCGCACTTGATCATGGAGCTGCTGCACGATTCGGATCTGGTGCGGTCGGTCGACATCGTCGAGCTCAACCCGTTCCTCGACGAACGCGGCCGTACCGCGCGCGTCGCCGTCGAACTGATCGGCAGCCTGTTCGGCCTGCAGATTACCGACCGCCGCACGCCGAGCAACGCGGTGCTCCCCGGCAATGGAAGCTAGTGCTGATCGAGGCTCATGACGACGTGGACGAGGCAGCCGTTCACCGTGCGGCCCGGCGGATGCGAGGATGACAGCGTCGCGGCATGGAAGTCGCCGGCTTTCAGGTCGAGCCCGCCGAACGACAGGTCGCCTTCGATCACCAGCGTCTGCTCGTCGGCATGATGCGCGTGCGGCTGGTAGGTTGCGCCGGCCGCCATCCGGATCAGGAGATGCTGCTGGTTCAGCGTCCGGTCGACATGGAGCAGGCGGCCCGTGATGCCCGGGGCGATCTCGAACCAGGTGGCCTTCCCTGCGCGCGTGGTCAGGGTGCCCGGCAGACCGGCGCCCTCGCCCTCGATCCGGTCAAGAATTTTTTCGAACGTGCCGGAGGGCGGCGCTTCTGCCCCCCCAACGGGCAGATCGGAAAGCATGCCTTCCCAGTATTCGACCTGCGCCCGCAGCGCCTCGTCCGATTTCAGGCGCTGCGCGAAGGCGCGCCTGTCGTCCTCGCCGAGCAGCCCAAGGGCATACTCAACCGCGTCGTTGGCCCCCGGTGTCACTGGCTCAGACATCGCTGCAACTTCTCAACGGCACGGTGAATCCACGTCTTGATCGTCCCAATCGGAACGGCCGAATGCGCGGCAAGTTCCTCGTAGCTCAGTCCGTGATAGTAGGCCAAAAGGATGGATTGCCGGTAGTTCCGTTCCAGCAGACCAAGACATCTGCGCAGGTCCGGCGCAAGACCGGGATCGCCCGGGGCCTGATGCGGCAGAGCCTCGACCAGGGCCGCGACGCTCGCGTCGGTCAGCGACCGCTGCCCGCTCCGGCGCGCCGGCATCCGGTCCAGCGCGATGCGGCGCGCGACCGTCACCATCCAGTTCATCGCACCGCCTTTGGCGGGATCGAACTGATAGGATTTTTGCCAGATTCGCAGCATCGCCTCCTGGAAGGCGTCTTCGGCCGCATCGCGGTCGCGCAGAATCCGGCTGCAAATCCCGAACAGGACCGGCCCCGCCTGTTCGTAAAGCACGCGGAATGCAGTCCGGTCGCCTTCGGCGACAGACCTGAGCACGTGACCCAAATCGTTCTCGGGATTCTGCCGCATTTTGAACGGGATGGGCCAGGTGCACAATCAAGGGCGGTTATTCCTCGCGAACTATAAAGCTCAGGAAGCTACGGTTCAACGGACCGGAGTTTCAAAACCAAGCTGCCCGCCAGAAATCTGCGCCGTGTTGCCCGCCGCCGAAACTTTTCGGATCGCTGCCCCGTATTGGCAACATGCGGCCCCGTTCCAGGACGTCCGGGGCCCGGATGCAACGGAAATCGAGCTGGGGTAACCATGGTGAACGCAACACCGCAGGCCAAGACCGTCGAACAGGATGGCAGAACGGTGCTTCTGCAACTCATTGCAGAAGTCGCCGGCGGCAACAAATCCGCTTTCGCGAGGCTCTACGCGCTGACGCACGCCAAGCTGCTGGGCGTCGCCCTGCGCATCCTGAGAGACCGGGCGCTGGCCGAGGATATCCTGCAGGAAAGCTACGTGAAGGTGTGGCGCCATGCCGCGAGCTACAATCCGGCGATCGCTTCGCCGATGACCTGGATGGCGACCATCGTCCGGCACGGCGCCATCGATGCGCTGCGCAAGCGGCAGCTCGAGGCGGTCGGCAGCGAGGACGAGATGGCGACGGTCGCCTCCGCCGATCCCGATCCGGTTGAGGAGATGCACCTGGCGCGGCTGCGCCCGAAGGCGCTGGCGGCGTTTGCGAAGCTGCCCGAGGACAAGCGGCGCCTGATCATGCTGGCCTATCTCAGGGACCTCAGCCGGCAGGAGCTGTCGGCGCGGTTCGGCGTTCCAGCCAACACCGTCAAGACGCATCTGCGACGGGCGCTGCTGGAACTGCGCGCCACGATGTTTGCGTCCGTCGAAGCGAGGTCGAACGGGATGGCCTGAACGTGCCTAGACGACGATGGCCGCTTCGGCGCCTTTCCGGGCACGAACGGGCAATAGCAGATAATGCACGCCATTGCTTTCCGCCTTGGGGAAGCGGCCGGCGCGGATATTCACCTGAATGGACGGCAGCAGCAGCGTCGGCGCCGCCAATGTCGCGTCGCGGGCCTGCCGCATGGCCACGAACGCATCTTCGGTGACGCCGTCGCGAAGATGGACGTTGTTCTCGCGCTGTTCGCGCACCGTGGTTTCCCAGGCATAGTCGTCGCGGCCCGGCGCCTTGTAGTCGTGGCACATGAACAGGCGCGTTTCGTCGGGAAGCTTCAGCAGCCGCTGAATCGAGCGATAGAGCTGATGCGCGTCGCCGCCGGGAAAGTCAGCGCGCGCGGTGCCATAGTCGGGCATGAACAGCGTGTCTCCGACGAACACGGCATCGCCGATCTTGTACGACAGGTCCGCCGGCGTATGGCCCGGCGTGTGCAGCACCTCAACGACCAGTTCGCCGATGCCGAACGTCTCGCCGTCCGCGAACAGACGGTCAAAATCGCTGCCGTCGGTCCGTAGGTCTTCGGCGTTGAACACCGGCCGGAAGATTCGTTGCACGTCCTTGATGTGCTCGCCGATGCCGATCCGCGCGCCGGTTTTGGATTTGATGTAGGGCGCGCCCGACAGATGATCCGCGTGCGCATGGGTCTCCAGCACCCACTCGACCGTCAGCTTCTCTTCCTTTGCCGCCGCGAGAATGGCTTCCACCGAACGGATATCGACGGCGCCGTCGCGCTGGTCGAAATCGAGCACGGGATCGATGACCACGGCGCAGCGCGTCACGGGGTCGGCCACCAGATAGCTGATGGTGTTGGTCGCGTCGTCGAAGAACGCCCTGATCTGCGGGGCTGGACCCGATGTCGTCATGTCGCATCCCTATCCATCTGCCTGTTGTTGCGTAGGTGGCAGGTCATCCCGGAGCGCGATGTAAATCGCCGGAATGACCAGCACGGTGAGCAAGGTCGATGAGGCGAGCCCGAACAGCAGGGAGATGGCGAGGCCCTGAAAGATCGGGTCGGGCAGGATCGTGGCCGCCCCGATCATCGCGGCGAGCGCCGTCAAAATGATGGGCTTGAAGCGCACTGCGCCCGCCTGCAGCAGCCGTTCGCGCAGGCTGTCGCCGACGGCGGCATGGCGGATGAAGTCCACCAGGAGGATCGAGTTGCGCACGATGATGCCCGCGAGCGCGATGAAACCGATCATGGAGGTCGCGGTGAACGGCGCGGCAAACAACCAGTGGCCGACCAGGATGCCGATCAAGGTCAGGGGAATCGGCGTCAGGATGACCAGCGGCAGCTTGAAGCTGCCGAACTGCGCAACAACCAGGATGTAGATTCCGACGATCGCGATCGCGAATGCCGCCCCCATGTCGCGGAACGTGACATAGGTGATCTCCCATTCGCCGTCCCACAGCAGCGTTGGCCTGGTTTCGTCCGTGGGCTGGCCGTGGAGGCTGACGGCGGGCTTTGGCAGATCGCCCCATGGGTGCGCGTCGATACGACGGGCGACCTCCAGCATGCCGTAGATCGGCGCTTCGTAACTCCCCGCCAGTTCGGCCATGACCATATCGGCGAAACGGCCGTCGCGGCGAAAGATGACCGGAGAACCCGCCTCGGTCGACGCCCGCACCACTTCGCCAAGCTCGACCACGGTCTTGCCGCCCGGCACCGTGTTGGCAGGAACCGGGGTCGATTTGAGCGCTTCCGTCCAGGCAAGGTCGGTCTTCGGCAGCCGGACCGTGATCGCGATCGGATTACGGTCCTCGCCGCGGTGGGAATAACCGACGGTCAAGCCGCCAAACAGCATCTCGATCGTGTCGTAGACGTCCTTCTGCTCGACGCCGAAGAATTCAAGGCGATCCTGGTCGATCGACAGCCGCAACCGCGGCCGCGGCTGTCCGACCGAATCGTCGACATCGACGATAAAGGGCACCGAAGCGAATATCTTCCTGGTTTCGTTCATGACGGCGCGGCGGGTCGCCGAATCAGGGCCGTAGATCTCGGCAAGCAGGGTCGCCATGACGGGCGGACCAGGCGGCACCTCCACCACCTTGATGGAGGTCCCGTCGGGCACGGCGAGCCCCTTCAACTTCTCCCGCAGTTCGAGCGCAATGATGTGGCTGGCGCGCGCCCGGTCGCCACGGGCGGCGAGGTTGACCTGCAGTTCGCCCAGTTCCGGCGCCGCGCGCAGATAATAGTGCCGCACCAGGCCGTTGAAATTGAACGGCGCCGCGGTGCCGGCATAAACCTGCACCGAGGTGACCTCGGGCAATTGCCGGGTGATCTCGCTGGCCGCCAGCAGCACCCGCTCGGTATCCTCCAGCGTGGCGCCTTCCGGCAGATCGGCGACGACCGCGATCTCGGATTTGTTGTCGAACGGCAGCAGCTTCACCGTCACGCTTCTGGTGTAGAACAGGCCCATCACCAGCAGCGTCGCGACGCCGACGGATATCAGGAATGTCCAGGACGAGCGGCGGGTACGAATGACGGGTACGGCGACCTTGCGGTAGAGCCGGCCGAGCCAGCCTTCGTCATGCGCCGCGCCATGCGGCTGCGAAGCGACGTCGCCGCGGTGCAGCTTCAGCATCAGCCACGGGGCGATCACCATCGCGACAAAGAACGAGAACAGCATGGCAGCGGAGGCGTTGGCCGGGATCGGCGCCATGTAGGGGCCCATCAGGCCCGACACGAACAGCATCGGCAGCAGCGCCGCAATCACGGTCAGCGTCGCCAGGATCGTCGGATTGCCAACCTCCGCGACAGCCTCGATGGCGGCCTGCAACCGCGAACGGCCGTCCCGCATCGCCCAATGCCGCGCGATGTTCTCCACCACCACGATCGCATCGTCGACCAGGATGCCGATCGAGAAAATCAGCGCGAACAAGCTGACGCGGTTGATGGTGTAGCCCATCAGGTTCGCTGCGAACAGCGTCAGCAGGATCGTCGTGGGTATCACCACGAGCGTCACCACGGCCTCACGCCAGCCGATCGCGATCGCGATCAGGACCACGATAGAGACGGTGGCGAGGCCCAGATGAAACAGCAGTTCGTTGGCCTTCTCGTTGGCGGTCTCGCCATAGTCGCGCGTGATGATCGCGGCGACATCCGCCGGAATCAGCCGGCCTTCGAGCGCTGCGATCCGCGCGCGCAGATCTTCCGCCACGACGACTGCGTTGGCGCCGGCACGTTTGGCGAACGCCACGCTGATCGCGGGTGCCGTTTTCCAGGAGCCTTTGTCGTGCTCGGATACGTTCCAGACACGGTGCTCGATCGGCGAAGGGCCGAGCACGACCCTGGCGAGGTCGCGCACATAGACCGGTCGATTGTCGCGTGTCGTCACCAGCAGCAGCCCGATGTCGGGTATGCCTGACAGTGTCTGCCCCGCGGCGACCGTGCGCGCCTGGCCCGCGTCGCGGATCCGGCCCGCCTGGAACGAGCGGTTGGCGTCGCGTACCTTGGCCAGCAATTGCTGCAGCGTGACCCCGTAGAGCGCGAGCTTTTCCGGATCGGGCTCGACGCGGATCTGCTGCGCATCGCCGCCGACGACGTAGGTCAGGCCGACATTATCGACCTTGCTCAGCTCGGAACGAAGTTTTTCGGCGAGGTCGAACAGATCCTTGTCGGAATAGCGCTGGGCAGCCGCCGGCTTCGGCGACAGCGTCACCACCATGATCGCGACATCGTTGATTCCGCGGCCGACGATCATGGGCTCCGGGATGCCGACGGGAATACGGTCGATGTTGGCACGGATTTTCTCATGAACCCGCAGGATGGCTTCGTCGGCCTTGGTGCCGACGAGAAAGCGCGCGGTGACCATGACGCGGTCATCCACGGTCTGGCTGTAGGTGTGCTCGACGCCGTCGATCGCCCTGACGATCGTCTCGAGCGGCTTGGTCACCAGTTCGACGGCATCGGGGGCCTTCAGGCCGTCTGCGCGCACCGTGATATCGACCATCGGCACGCTGATCTGCGGCTCCTCCTCGCGCGGGATGGTGATCAGCGCGACGAGGCCCGCCGCGAGCGCCGCCATCAGGAACAGCGGCGTCAGCGGCGACTGGATGGTCGCCTTGGTCAACCAGCCGGATAATCCGAGCTTCACGACCGCACCAGTCGGTCCGAGTTCTGCAGGCCGGACAGGATTTCGATCCCGTCAGGCATGTCCGGCCGCGGCGCGGGCCGGCCGCGCTGCACCGGAACATCGACATCGGCGTTGCCGGCCGTGCGGATGCGGACATAGTCAAGGCCGAACCGGGTGGTGATAAACCGCGCCGGTATCACGTAGGCTGGACGCGAGCCGGCTGCAATCCACACCCGCACGCGCTCGTTGACGAAATAATCGTCGAGCCCCTCGACGACGGCATCGGCGACGACGCGCCCATCCTCAATCTGTGGATAGACCAGGCTGATCTTGCCAAAGCGTGGCGCGCCCGTCCCGAGATCGTCTGCGTCGATGCGGATCGGATCGCCCGCCCTCATTGACCTGGCGTGCCGCTCCGGCACCCTGAGCCGGACCACGAAATTCTGCTCGGCGATCAAGGCCACGGGATCACCAGGCATCACGACGGTCCCGGCGGTGAGCGGGACCTTGAGCACGCGCCCGGCTGCCGGCGCCAAGACATTACCCTCAGTGAGCTGCTGCTGGATCACAGAGCGCTCGGCGGTGCGCGCCCGCATCGCATTGGTGGCGACGTTGAACGCCGTTCGCGCCTCGTCCAACCGCGTCTTCGGCGCGATGGCCTTCTGGAACAGATCTTCCGCGCGCGTCAGATCGGCCTGCGCCTGCGCAACCTGGGCTTCGAGCCCGGCGATCTGCGCATCGAGCGACTTCATCTGCAGCGCGAGCTTGTCGTCGCCAACGGTAGCGATGACCTGGCCGAGTTCGACGTGATCGCCTTCCTTGACCGCGATCACGGCGACGGTGCCGCCGATCCGGCTGCGGCCCGGGACCACGCGGCGGCTTTCGATGGTCGCAAACACCGCCTTCTGATCGGGCACCGCGGACGAGGTCACGACGAAGATCTCTTCGGCGGCGCGCGACGGTGCCGCACCGAAAAGGCTGACGGCGCACAGAAGTGCGCCGAATGCCGGCAACGATGTCATGTGACGCTGGAAGGACATGGAACTGCTGCTCCGACTATCTTCTATGATTAGGGCCGTAAGGGTCCGCCGCTGTTGATTTCGCTCAATCCCTGCGGCGGCGGACTGCGGCAGACTTCTTCGGCCGGCAGACGACGCTCGGCGCGCAGAACGAGCGATAGAGCACTTCGACCAGATCGCGTGCCGGCGCACTGCTGATCGAATACCAGATGGTTTGGCCGTCGCGGCGCGAATCGACCAGATCGTCGCGGCGAAGGATTGCGAGATGCTGCGACACGGTGGAATCCCGAATTCCGAGGAACGCGGCGAGTTCGCCGACGGAACGCTCGCCATCGATCAGCTGGCACAGGATCAGCAGCCGGTGCCGGTTGGCCAGCGCCTTGAGCAGATCGCTGGCGGCGTCGGCGGCAGACTGCATTTGCTCGCTATTTATTTTCATACTTGCGTATATACGCAATATCGAATATATAGTCAACCACGAAGCGGCCCGCCGGCCGCCGGATCCACAACAACAGGGCGCTGATCGCAGTCACAACAAGCAATCCAACGGAGGAAGTGTCATGGCGGAGCTCGTCGTACTCGGTGCAGGCCTCAGCGGAACGTTGATGGCGTATGAACTCGTGCCGAAGCTGAGGAAGGGCCAGGACCGCATCACCGTGATCGGCCAGGGATCGCGATATCACTTCGTGCCGTCCAATCCGTGGGTGGCGATCGGCTGGCGCGAAAAGCAGGACATCGAAGTCGATCTTGAAGACGTGATGCGGCGCAAGGGCATCCGGTACTTCGCTGAAGGCGCGCGCCGCGTCTACCCGAACGAGAACCGGGTCGAACTCGAAGACGGCAGCTCGGTCGCCTACGACTATCTCGTCGTCGCGACCGGACCTGACCTCGCCTTCGATGAAATCGAAGGCCTT
It contains:
- a CDS encoding acyl-CoA thioesterase; this translates as MLTKAPHLFDDATKVTAGDSCWQGKTSPDYWAFVGPFGGFTAATMLRALIEHPQRAGDPLSMTVNFCAPVAEGPFDLDVRLVKANRSSQHWCVEMKQGNGDVATLATAVFAERRPSWSHQQTAFPQAVPFEQARRFPNTKMTWTHQYDFRFVEGEPSFYGSPAASPLTAFSKQWIGDHMPRQVDMLSLMSMSDAFFGRVFLARRELIPFGTVSITTYFHAAAEELAAEDITHVLAVADARIFHRSYGDQHGELWSPSGRLLATTTQIAYFKA
- the rocF gene encoding arginase encodes the protein MPDANVPRIALLGVPIEIGASQLGTLMGPDALRTAGIGRILDQLGFAVEDHGNMAKPVASADEGPPPANAKYYDTIKGWIRALSERSYALASSGALPIFMGGDHSLSMGSVNGVARYWQEQGRPLFVLWVDAHADYNTPLTTETGNMHGMSAAFLCGEGGLDNLLGGAPRASIGPDQLDLFGIRSIDPEEKRLVFERRVAIADMRAIDEFGVGVLIRKVIERVRAKNGVLHVAFDVDFLDPSVAPGVGTTVPGGATYREAHLIMELLHDSDLVRSVDIVELNPFLDERGRTARVAVELIGSLFGLQITDRRTPSNAVLPGNGS
- a CDS encoding cupin domain-containing protein — its product is MSEPVTPGANDAVEYALGLLGEDDRRAFAQRLKSDEALRAQVEYWEGMLSDLPVGGAEAPPSGTFEKILDRIEGEGAGLPGTLTTRAGKATWFEIAPGITGRLLHVDRTLNQQHLLIRMAAGATYQPHAHHADEQTLVIEGDLSFGGLDLKAGDFHAATLSSSHPPGRTVNGCLVHVVMSLDQH
- a CDS encoding sigma-70 family RNA polymerase sigma factor, which translates into the protein MLRSVAEGDRTAFRVLYEQAGPVLFGICSRILRDRDAAEDAFQEAMLRIWQKSYQFDPAKGGAMNWMVTVARRIALDRMPARRSGQRSLTDASVAALVEALPHQAPGDPGLAPDLRRCLGLLERNYRQSILLAYYHGLSYEELAAHSAVPIGTIKTWIHRAVEKLQRCLSQ
- a CDS encoding RNA polymerase sigma factor produces the protein MVNATPQAKTVEQDGRTVLLQLIAEVAGGNKSAFARLYALTHAKLLGVALRILRDRALAEDILQESYVKVWRHAASYNPAIASPMTWMATIVRHGAIDALRKRQLEAVGSEDEMATVASADPDPVEEMHLARLRPKALAAFAKLPEDKRRLIMLAYLRDLSRQELSARFGVPANTVKTHLRRALLELRATMFASVEARSNGMA
- a CDS encoding MBL fold metallo-hydrolase; the protein is MTTSGPAPQIRAFFDDATNTISYLVADPVTRCAVVIDPVLDFDQRDGAVDIRSVEAILAAAKEEKLTVEWVLETHAHADHLSGAPYIKSKTGARIGIGEHIKDVQRIFRPVFNAEDLRTDGSDFDRLFADGETFGIGELVVEVLHTPGHTPADLSYKIGDAVFVGDTLFMPDYGTARADFPGGDAHQLYRSIQRLLKLPDETRLFMCHDYKAPGRDDYAWETTVREQRENNVHLRDGVTEDAFVAMRQARDATLAAPTLLLPSIQVNIRAGRFPKAESNGVHYLLLPVRARKGAEAAIVV
- a CDS encoding efflux RND transporter permease subunit: MKLGLSGWLTKATIQSPLTPLFLMAALAAGLVALITIPREEEPQISVPMVDITVRADGLKAPDAVELVTKPLETIVRAIDGVEHTYSQTVDDRVMVTARFLVGTKADEAILRVHEKIRANIDRIPVGIPEPMIVGRGINDVAIMVVTLSPKPAAAQRYSDKDLFDLAEKLRSELSKVDNVGLTYVVGGDAQQIRVEPDPEKLALYGVTLQQLLAKVRDANRSFQAGRIRDAGQARTVAAGQTLSGIPDIGLLLVTTRDNRPVYVRDLARVVLGPSPIEHRVWNVSEHDKGSWKTAPAISVAFAKRAGANAVVVAEDLRARIAALEGRLIPADVAAIITRDYGETANEKANELLFHLGLATVSIVVLIAIAIGWREAVVTLVVIPTTILLTLFAANLMGYTINRVSLFALIFSIGILVDDAIVVVENIARHWAMRDGRSRLQAAIEAVAEVGNPTILATLTVIAALLPMLFVSGLMGPYMAPIPANASAAMLFSFFVAMVIAPWLMLKLHRGDVASQPHGAAHDEGWLGRLYRKVAVPVIRTRRSSWTFLISVGVATLLVMGLFYTRSVTVKLLPFDNKSEIAVVADLPEGATLEDTERVLLAASEITRQLPEVTSVQVYAGTAAPFNFNGLVRHYYLRAAPELGELQVNLAARGDRARASHIIALELREKLKGLAVPDGTSIKVVEVPPGPPVMATLLAEIYGPDSATRRAVMNETRKIFASVPFIVDVDDSVGQPRPRLRLSIDQDRLEFFGVEQKDVYDTIEMLFGGLTVGYSHRGEDRNPIAITVRLPKTDLAWTEALKSTPVPANTVPGGKTVVELGEVVRASTEAGSPVIFRRDGRFADMVMAELAGSYEAPIYGMLEVARRIDAHPWGDLPKPAVSLHGQPTDETRPTLLWDGEWEITYVTFRDMGAAFAIAIVGIYILVVAQFGSFKLPLVILTPIPLTLIGILVGHWLFAAPFTATSMIGFIALAGIIVRNSILLVDFIRHAAVGDSLRERLLQAGAVRFKPIILTALAAMIGAATILPDPIFQGLAISLLFGLASSTLLTVLVIPAIYIALRDDLPPTQQQADG
- a CDS encoding efflux RND transporter periplasmic adaptor subunit; this encodes MSFQRHMTSLPAFGALLCAVSLFGAAPSRAAEEIFVVTSSAVPDQKAVFATIESRRVVPGRSRIGGTVAVIAVKEGDHVELGQVIATVGDDKLALQMKSLDAQIAGLEAQVAQAQADLTRAEDLFQKAIAPKTRLDEARTAFNVATNAMRARTAERSVIQQQLTEGNVLAPAAGRVLKVPLTAGTVVMPGDPVALIAEQNFVVRLRVPERHARSMRAGDPIRIDADDLGTGAPRFGKISLVYPQIEDGRVVADAVVEGLDDYFVNERVRVWIAAGSRPAYVIPARFITTRFGLDYVRIRTAGNADVDVPVQRGRPAPRPDMPDGIEILSGLQNSDRLVRS
- a CDS encoding ArsR/SmtB family transcription factor, with protein sequence MQSAADAASDLLKALANRHRLLILCQLIDGERSVGELAAFLGIRDSTVSQHLAILRRDDLVDSRRDGQTIWYSISSAPARDLVEVLYRSFCAPSVVCRPKKSAAVRRRRD